The window GTGTGCACACTGGCTTTTGTCCTCACATCCCAAATCTATGAATTCAGAGTAAATAAGTCACAGAGGTCAATAACAGGTGCATATTCAGTGTATTTTAGGCATTGTCATTGATTATATGAATTCTTAACCATGGTTCCTCAGATTAAACAATGGcatttaggttttatttttcatccaaCAATTCATCACACAACTGCCTCGGCTGGCCAATGTAAAGGGGAGCAGGGATCCTGCCACTGAATTTCTAAACAAACAGATAACAAAGTCACTGTAAAACCATACCATCTTCTAAATACTAAGTGATCCTACATATACTATGTAGTCTATCTACTaaatcaagaaataaaacattctcCTGACATGATACTGCTTTTTTGTGTATTGAGGCTTCAGTTTTATCCGCAATGGAAGACAAAGCAAACATAAATCATCTTGTTATTTTCATCTTGATTCCTGTTAACTTTTGGTAAGTATTCACTTTTACAAATGGAAGATGCTGAAACACACTGACATATCAAGACGTTAAAATGTAACAATGTTATACTTACTCGTGCTGTTGAATCTCTGCTACACGTTACCAGTACATCAATTGTTGGATGCAAATCTAAACCATAGACAGCACTTAGATGACCATGGTAATGTCTAATAACCTAGATGAATAAAAAATGTACACACACTTTAACTGGATATTTGAAACAATATTCtaaatgctttgattttcatATTTGCCACCACCAACTAATTCCAATTAAACAAACTACAGCTCACCTTATTGTATTCAAGATCCCAGCATTTCACTTGTTTGTCTTCTCCACAAGAGAAGAGGTACGGACTTCTTGCACTTACTATCACTCCTCGTACAGTACTGATGTGTCCCGTCAAAGACAACTTCAATTTGCCACTAGCAAGGTCCCAAATCTGCATCAAAATAGGTATTTTGAGGTAGACAGGTAAAAGCTACACAGTGATAGTCTGGGTAGACAGCCCAGATGTAATTGATACTGCtgtattttaagttaaaaattatAGTAACACCAATGTTTGCTCTCCAGTTACTACTATGTAATAAATGAAACATCAAGAAGTAACACTCCACAAATCCTTTATGACTagctaataaaagaaaaaatgttctgcaGTTCATTATTCTGCAAGTAGTAACTAAGAAATGGTTTCCAAGCACTGAAGACTTATAAaataagagaacaaaaaaaccacacccgCAAACTTTGTCAGTGATTTCTTCCAACATCTTACCTTTATAGTTCTGTCAGCAGAGCCAGTGACAAACCACTGATTCCCTGGTTCTACTGCAATACATCTCACCCACCCCAGGTGACCACTGATAacctttagaaaaaaacagaagtttttctaaatcagaaaaaatacacatacatatcTCAACATAATTTTCATTCTCCATCACTGGAATTTGTTAGCATTCACCAAGAAACACATGCTCCTCAAAAAGGTCAAACGTGAAATTAGATCCGAAGAAAGCTTGAATTCTACTTTAGTTAAATGAAGAGACTACTAGAAACTCATGTCACACACTAGACTTGGGGACCTTGCAGTACAAAAACACCCTGCTCCTATAAGCACTTTTTCAAATCCTTTGAGAGTCCATAACTCTGTGGTTCAATAGTTGAGGCTTTGCAGAGAAAGTGTATTTAAAGCACGAGTTCCTTATGCTGCTGTATAGTGCTTATATAATCATAGTTAAAGAACAATTATATAAAATCATGGTTATTAAATCACATTGCCGTATAATAGCTACCTGTAACAGCATGCCACCACCTCCTTTTCCCCAAATAAGGGGTAGTATAAGTACATTGGAAACTTTCTGGCAACAAAATACTTGAGATGGATCTCACAAGAAAAGCTTGCATACAGcagcttttccatttctccaATTTCTCCAAAGTCAGACAGCTAAAATCAAACCCCACAGTTGTTTTCACTGGATGTCATACTTCATGTACTGTCATACAGCTCATTTCAAAAAAACCTAGAACACACAAAAAGTTCTTAggcagaaaaaaggcaaaaatacttCGGAAAGCCAAGGTGGATTCTTCTGACTAGATGAGACCACAGCCGCATACATTTGAGATGGCTACTTGGTTACTTCATAGTCTAGGCCTAGAAACTGGCATTTCCAGGGCAGAAATCTAAGAGATAAATCATCTGACCTAATTTAAGTCCCCATTTTTCACAAATGGCTTTAAACCAAGCTTCGGAAGACCAGCTGAAATGTAGATCTTAAGCAACAGGTAAGATGAAATCCACATTTGGTGTTCCAGCTGTGCTTCTATTTCTGAGTTGCCTGAACAAGCTTTTGTCCTGTTGTGCAAGGATTTTGACAGCAAATCTCACTAAAACTGCTGACACGTAGAATTAGTACAGTGACTTGAATTGTATTTACATTCTCTCTCTGAAAAGGAAGTGTTCCTAACAagtagttatttttcatttgtttaccTTAAATCTCTCATTGGTTTAttttggtgacttttttttttcccagattacatttgctttaatttttatgaaGAACACATTCTAATAGTGCTGTATTTAGAAAACCTATATATTCTTTCGAGctcaagtgtttttaaaaaaactactTTAAGATTAGCCTTAAGATTTATGATTAATGCAGCACACAGGACTCTTCTGAAAATCTAAATGACTACATACGGTGCTATATTTAAATGAACAGCACTAAAACAACACAATTCTGCTACCAGAGcatgagattttttaaatatcaggaAAGCTTGACATTACTAAGATAATATTCACCCCTTCTCAGACAAAATATGAAATTGCTTAAATTTCATAGTAAGAATCAGCCCTtagaaaaacatatatatacacatgcaaaCAGATGCACATAAAGACATCTGAACTAATACATATGCTTAGAGATTTTCCGTTCAACTCAGCTACCCTGCCGTCCTCATCACGAAAATGTTTAAAGATGATATGAGATTTTGGGAGAATGGCTATTATTACtgcttaagaaaattaaaaggcaaattaGACTAACTCAAAAACAGGACTAGAAGTCAAGGAATCTAAACTGCAGAGATAACTTGTGATCaaagttttcagcttttttccccccacttttaCAGCAAGTGAAAAAAGTGTGGCTGACTCAGACACTGACTACCTTTTGGAGGCAATTTCCTTACGTTAACATCGCTAGAGTATTTCTTTAACATATTATTAGTATCAAATTCTGCACCTTGCCTTTGAGTTCCTCTACCAAAGAATCtgactagaaaacaaaaaacaaactctAATTTATTTATCATAATACAGCTAAACCTACATAAACAGAAGAGTAAAATGAATAATATtcacaaaatgttttgctaaatagaatgaaaaatgtttgtaatCCAATCTTTGCTATATATCTTTTgctatatatgcatatacaacTTATTTGTGATCACTTTTAATTTGACTATGCTGTGAGGTCTTTATAGAACATAATATATTCATTTACTTTCATACACGTGCTTATGTCACAGTCTGTAACTTACTCTGTACAGTTTCCAAGGTGGATGCCACTGAGGTTTGGGCATGGTTGGAGCCTTCTTTGCCATTAGTGCAGAATTTTTGTTTCCACCAGCTTCCACCATAGCCTGTAAGTTTAAAAGGAAGGTTATTCTTACGCTTTATAACTCACTTCTTTGCCTAAAACCTAAAGCTTTCTTGGTCCGACATCTGAACAAGGATTAAATGTAGTCAGTCAGGAGATCTCCACACAACACACAAATGAATCCAGAAGCAATCTGGTGAACACTATGTACTGGCCACAGCAGACATGCAACAAACTCACCCCAGGAGGCTGTGAACGCTCAGGTATTCCAGCGTGCCTGTAAATATCACCCACACCAGCAGCTGTCCGATTTGCATCCAGCCTAGGTTGAACAAGAATGGTTGATGGGTTGTCATTAGCTTTGTCTTTCACTAAGTAAGTGATAAGGTATCACAAGGTGGCATCCAGTCCAGTGCTCTGTATCTCTAAGGATGGAGACTCCtcaacctctctgggcaacctgttccagtgcctgaccaCCTCAAGGTAAAAGACACCCACAAAGCAAGCCCCACTAAACAGAATTTCCCTTGTTCCATCTTCTGCCCACTATGTCTCATgacagccaagaaaaaaaaaaaaaaaaaaggacaaaacccaCATGTGCAGAAAAATTATGCCTGACCACAATGCACATagtttctttaaacattttataatttagaatattaaaaatactcaaAGTGTTAATGAGGTAACACAGCAGTACCTGGACTGAGAAGCAGGAAGTGCTACTGCTAAGGATTGTGCTGCAGATTCACTTGGCATCCTCTGGACCTTAGTATCTGCTGTCAGAGCCACACcttggagtaaaaaaaaaaaaaaaaaaaaattacattaaattaaaacaaacaaacaaacaaccccaccaaaaaccacagcaaagaCAATTCTGTtagaaagaaaatccagaaaagTATATTATCCaaacacatatatacacatacacctGCGAACAAGGACTCGTCACAACCCTGTAATATTAAATGCCATTATTCAATGACATTATTGTTTATGTGCAAGTCAAATCtcctgaaatttttattttggccCAAATCCTTTCCATTTTGATTCTACTATATACATAGGTACACAATTTCTAGAGCAGAAAATGGTAGGATTCTGTcattggaaacaaaaaaaagacttaaCTGGGAGCAGcagtcctctttttttttattcagcttCAACTACTAGGGAAAtccaaacaccacaaaaataaacacGATCTTGAGAAGTATTTGCTAACTTAGACCCTTTAGTGCAGTTTATCCCAGAACACTTATCAGCCACAAAACTGTATGCATCAATGCTATTAAAGATTTCAATGGCATTTCTCACTACTGTCAGCTATGGATTTACAGCGATGGGAAGCCTGCTCCAGCAAGTATGATGTCTAGTTCTTACAAGAAGGCAAAAATCCCATGCAAGCGCTCAGAGAATTTTACTTACCGGGACCAGGTGGGTATGGATGTGTACCAGTTATCATATACTCAAGTTCTTCTCCTAAAGAGCAAGAAAGTGAGATATTAATGATTACACATTTTATATTGCActgctgtcctggttttgttaaaaacaagtttctcttttagtgaatttttccctgtcagctaaagtcctcttactaactgcagttttcctgaaagttaggtacatgttttggtagacatagcaatggaatgcaaggtcattgataatgatgcatcccgcgagatgtgcaggtaggaggtgaactgaaaaactgaccaactaaagtattccatcccattcatgtcatacttcatataaaagtgggagatcacgaggatctcgtcccttttttccttatggccgacattgggagaggaccttgtgagttgtccctgcgaactgaggcctcgtgacagactgaatccagctccggttggctgcagagtccagtccaggacttcgggtgctggccctacatctgctggagcagttgccggtattattttctctatttctattagtagcattagtaaaacatttttaatttttccaactctcttctctctgtccttctttccctcccaatcgcctgtccttagtgggaaggggggagagggaggggctaaagGGGGAAGAGGCAGGcgagagagggttaacaatacatctgccacggttttattgtcaccctgcaatcaaaccacaacaactgCAAACAATGCACTTCAAACaggaaatacaggaaaacagagcaggTCATACATAGAAGTGATCACTGGTTTCTCCTGCTAATGTTCTATACTTggacatttcttattttcactaATTTCATTTGTTCTGGTTACCTCAGTTTTCTTAAACTCAAGAGTAAAATAACACTTCTAAAATGGTGATGCCACTTGTTATCAAGAGGAACTCTCCctcaagagaaaaatcttcagaCTGCCAAAGATGCCTTTTGATGCCTTTATCATGGAAAAGAATTCAAGTACACAAATAGCAATGGTGTCTGGAACCTAAACTACTCAAGACAATTGATCGTGTGTGgtatcagaagagaaaaaggttattttcttcttaaaaaaaaattatgtctcAACATCTACTCTCAGAATACTTCCAAATAAagtacaatggaaaaaaaaaatctcaactgAAATAAGGTGGCATTTGACATTCTTTAGAAGCTTCTATATTTGATCTACCTAATACATACACAGTTTATATATAACCAAACATAGGCTGAATAAAAccccagattttctttttaaagagttttctGGTTTAATAGTTGCATAGCTAAAGGAAGTCTGAAaattatatgaaataaaaaaaagaacatgtcCTTGACCATCATGAACTTGTAAAAAGGAGAATTACATTACGTTCTCCTTCTAACACCTAAGTACAGCACACACTACCATTACTATAAAAATTGCTTGTGTTACTAATGAGttactgtaaaaaaacaaacacaaaaaaaccaacaaaacaaaacaaacccaacaaacaaacaaaaaacaaccaaccagcATCCTATTACTCCTTTGTTAAAACAAACCTTTTCCTTGTTCTGAATCACTTACATCCTGTGCACCCTAGcaagaaaaataccaaacaatgaaaaatggtattttgatTTCCATCTGTCTCCAATGGATCAACATTGGACTGCACTCTTCAGATTTTTCATCAGTAAGACTGtcacaaaagaaaggaaaaatacagcacTACGAGTAAACTAACCTTGATTTCCAGGATACTGTTTGTGTCCATAAGGATCCCCGGTGTTTGGACCTCCTTTCTCCCTCAAGTTTTCTTTAAGAGTAGGCATATGCAACACCGAGCCATACTCTGTACGCAGCTTGACTGCCATCTTTACTTTGTGACTGTTGAAAGAGTAAAGCATACCACTGATTAAACCCCAATTTCTGAATTGTTTtcaagttttgaaatattttagagaAGGTTTTATACGACTTACTTGACAATTctagtattttttctctttcaaaacaaCACTGTTAACTGTACAAAAACATATGAACTTCTGACTTGGATGGAGCTATCACtaacataatttaaaactttGAGGCATACCAGTACTGATTGCAGTACTTACCTTTCTTCATCTAACAGGATTGGCTTGGCATTATCAGCTACAAACATATCATGGGTTCTCTTCAAAGATCTGAACACAAGTGTGTGCACAGAATGCTTTTGGACTTcctaaaataaagaatatttaaatacataactaactgaaacactgaaaatggaaacataaaTTGAACTGAGCAGCAATTAAGACTTCAGTACTGTTAGGTGATACAGCACTATTTAGTTCACAGAAAACCCCGCTCTTCTTGGAAACTAAAAAATTAAGTTCATCTGTTAATTGTTTTAATTCAGTGTTTACTCAAAATAACACTCCCTCTCTTGGAAACTGACAAGACTCTGAAAAGCAAGCCAAAAAACTTTGATCAAACTTTCTGCACTGGCATCTACATGACAAATCCGTGAGTGTGCAGGCTTCTGTGCACAGTGTCACTTTACATAAGCACAGCACAGTTTACTGAGATAAAACTTGGGATCAAACCTGACcaaacttgttttcattttataatttttatttgttactaaaattaaaacatatttaaaatctcATTCAAGAACTAACAAGCAGCATTAAAAAGCTGTTAACTTATATAAAACTTATCAACAGCACAATTCAggtttttattaatattctcCTTCcactggacaaaaaaaaatcattagaaatCTCAGCCTACTTACTCAGGTACAAAACCAAACTCTCTGCATGACTGTATTtgttctgtctgtctgtctacaACGACAACAAGCCGGAAGCTACATTTATAACTTTTGGCACTGGATATTACTCATCTGTCCAGTCTCAAAGGTTCATTACACAGATGCTCTCCCTGTTAAGCTCTTCATAGGTTCtgttttcctgccctgggagctgTCCACTCACCAACCCATTTTGCAGTGGCTGTTACGCTCCCAACTCGGCAGCCCTCACACAAAGTTATTTGCTCTCAGTGAGCTCCTGCAAGCTCCAGGTATTAAGTGcggaaaaacaacaacaacaaacaaacaaaacccaacaacaacccCACACCCACCAGCATTTGGAACTGGGTTAGAAATTTCATCcaactggaaaaataagaattacAGTAGGCAATTACTATCCAACAACAGTAGCTGTTCAAATCACCACATTAGTAGCAGATAACACAATGCCTACCcaacagagaagaaacatctacaaatattttttgacaGATGCTGCTATGTGAAAAATGGCTAGTAGTTGTTACATTGGGCAGCAGTCTTTGCGCCTTTTTCTACATTTCTGACAACAACACTTGCTTTCAGAAGTGCACAGTATTCACCCCACAGTAACTATTCCCCGGCCTACCAAACCAGCAGCCTCTCCCCACCTTTACTTCAAAGCCCTCATAAGAAAACTACCGTTTTCTTGACTAGCTGACAAAGCCGATAAGTCACCGGAGGTTGGGCACCACAGCATCACCCCACCGGCCCACAGCACCAATTCCGTAACCAGCATAAGTctggcagagcaaagctgccGCATGCAGTTGACTCATGCCCCAGACCCAGGCTGAGCACACGGACCCGCACCACAGCCCCGGCCAGGCGGAGGCCACAGCGCTCAGACCAGccggaatcacagaatgttagggattggaagggacctcagaaaatcatgtagtccaatccccctgccggagtaggaacacctagatgagattacacaggaaggtgtccaggcgagttttgaatgtctccagagaagcagactccacaacccccctgggcagcctgttccagtgttctgtcaccctcactgagaagaagtttcttctcatatttaagtggaacttcctgtgttccagtttgtactcATTGCCCTTTGTCCTACCATTGGCTGTCACCGAGAcgagcctggctccatcctcgtgacgcTCACCCTTTACgtgtttataaacattaatgaggtcaccccttagtctcctcttctccaagccaaacagacccagctccctcagcctttcctcataagggagatgctccactccatcatcttcgttgccctgcgctgcactctctccagcagttccctgtccttcctgaactgaggggctaTCCCGGGGCGGACTCGACATGGATGGGAAAGCGGAAGGACCGCCGTGCTCTACCCCCGCAGCGGCCCTTTCCTACCAGGGGGGAAGTGAGGGCCGGGGCGCCccgcccagcccagccccctCACAGGCCCGATCCGTCTTGCCCAGGGCACCTCAACGCTGAGATAGGGAGGACGCGAGAGGCGCCCCGGCGGCCCGACCCCGCACCCCCGGCCGCTCACCTCCACCATGGCGCCGGCGAACTCCCTCCGCCACAGCCCTCCACCAACCCCTATGGAGGCTCTTCCGGCGCCTGCCCCGCGCCGCACCGGAAGTGATGCGCCGCGCGCGCGCGAGGGGCGGGTTAGGTAAAGGAGAGCGGACAGGGCTTAACCCGCATCCCAGCGGCGGTCCGGGGGTCGCGGGTTCGATCCCCGCGGGCGCTATCGGAGCGTGCGGTCGGACTTGGGGGCGGTACCCGCGCGGGACACTTGGGGGCGGTCACCCCATATAGCGTCCCCGGAGACGAGAGGGCTGCACTGACGGGTAGCGACCAGAAGAGCGCAAtcttcagctttctgaaagGCACCCGGTGCTTTACTGAATCTGCCGCGAGGCGGGTGAGGGCGGAGATGGCGCCTGGGCAACGGCTCCCGCGCTGAGGAGAGGAGGGCGCGCTGCCCAGCCGGCTCCGGCAGAAATCCCCGGCCTTTGCGATTGTTCTGGGAAGAACAGCTACAGCTTCTAAGTGTTGTTTTCTTCGTGAGTTCTCAAGGATAAAACCTGTTCAGGGAACCACGCGAAATGAGGAGGATGTGGAAAAATATTCCCGGGGCTGAAGTTCAGCCTCTAAGCAAGAGAAAACTGTGTGATGTGAGATGTTGACTGTTCTGCGTGGTAACTAACTGCCATTTGGTAAAAAAAGTGCCTTTAGTTTAGGTCCGCAGGGTGTTATTTCGATGAAGACTGAAGTTGTGCATGAACAAGCTGGCAACCCCTGCACCTCATGGCAAGGCACACATTGCAAAAGGGCAGGAGTCGtagttattttcaaaattatccTGATACTCCAGCAGATTTTTCACTCGCCTTCATAAGCAGAATAACCAAAAGTATATGTGACAATTGCAAACAGACACCTACTTTCTTCACACATGCTCATCTGCTCTTAAGTTCAGGATGTCCTGTCCTCCTGAGCCTAAAGCTGGGATTTGATGAGCACATCTTTTGCAGCCCCACCATCACATTGTTCTTCTTTATCACTACGCCAGCCACTTACTACGTTTGTCTGTGTGCCTGAGCTGTGAGCAGTTTGCAAACTGATTTGGGCTAAAAGTAATCCAGTGCAACATCTCTTGGTTCAAACCTGTCCTTTTCATTAGCCACAGGATGGCATTAGCCTGGGATTATTTCTGGCAGACAAATTGCCTGCTTGACATAATGAcaatctctcctcttttctggAGCGGATGGATCATTTCTGGCAGCTGTACTGGTGGTTTATATTTAGTTATTTGAGATACAGTGATAGCTACAAATATGCTCTAAGTGGCTTCCACTCCCAGTCCCTGATCTGGGTTAAGGTGGGGCTGAGATGCCCATTACTTCATGCCAGTAATGGCAGAGGCGCATTGCCAGCTTGGTTTCAAGCCAAGCCAGCCGGTTTTCACATTTAACATGAGGACCTATTTCAGTAGTCCCACTGGTGATGCTGGGGACCCCTGTTCGGTTTCAGAGCCTCCAGTAAAGGTCAGCACAACACCTTGAGGAGCAGGAGCATCATCTGTCCTTGCTTAACTTGCAAGTTAGAGTGCAAACTCCACAGGGCAGTGTGTCAAAATGGGGCAAATCTGTTGCATCCTCCCAGGCTAGTGAGGTTAGATacacaagattttaaaagtgataTTGGAGGCAAGGGatttcaaacttctttttttttttttaagtttacaCACAGCATAATGTGTGCCCAGTGACTGGTTGGTTGAGTGATTGGTGTATTTGATGTGTGAAAATGGTTTAAGGGCTAATCTCTGGCAACATATAAAGTATCGTGTTGCAGTTGATTCTGTTGTCTGTTGAAAGAAATCAGACttttttactgcctttttaAAGGAATGCAAATTTGAAATACGGATACTCGTAGCagtctaggaaaaaaattctccatTTATATTGTGTAAGAAAACTTCACTGTTACGTGCTGTTTAATACTACTATTACTAGTGTTCACCCTGGCCCTGTAGTTCTCACTTTTTTACAAGTAAACATTCCTCTCAGAAATTTATTATCTCAGTTTATTTCCTGGTGTCCTTCTAATGCTTTAGAAAATCAGAGGACAAATTAACCTCTGTAATGgtgtcattattttaaaaatattttatctaagGTGAAATTTAGTCCCAGCACTTCAATAAATCGTTTCAGCAGTATCAGTTAGAATATGCGctttattaactttttttgtCATATGCAGGTGCTCGATACCTTCTTGCATGCTAGCTACGTCTACAATTTTGGAAATAACAAACTATGTAATTTTCTATTAATCATTATGAAGAAGGTGACTGGTAGGTTGCATGTGCTTTTAGTGCTGTTTTAAGGCCAAAGCGAACAGCTCCACTCATTGACATTTAAGAACTTACTTGCTCCCAGAACAAGAAGATAGCATTAATTCTCATTTATGAGAAACCTTTGCAGTAATATTTGTTACcagtaaaaggaagaaattagaaTGTTCATCTCACCAGAGATCAACATTTAAGTTTACAGTATTCTTTTCATAGTAGGACACTACTACACCACTAGTTGTTTAAAAGGACATTTCAAAATCaactgctattttaaaatttaatttagtaAACACTGTAGGTCATCATGGCCCAAGAAGGTTCTGTTCCCCCACCCCAAGACTGCCTTGGGGGGCACATTCAGCTCTGAAGATCTGTGATCCAGTGACCGTGACTTGTCCGACAGAGGTTTGTGTAAAGAGGTTGCACCACTGGCAGACAGGCCGGCACAACAAACACAGGGGCCAGCGAGCAAATAGTCATTCTTAAAAACACACTTATCCACCTCTGCCAGTAAGTGCCTTTCAATACAAAAATACTGTACAAAGGGATGTCCTGGAACACAATCTGGTCCATGTTGTATTATTACAGTTCCCAATAGCAGGTGTACTGTGGTATCACCACCACGTCAAGTCCGGGAATAGCTTCTCATTAACCGTATGAGTTGGAGGACGGactatgaaggaaaaaagattagGTGCTCTGTTTTGAAGAGAAAGCTTCTTTGgtagcattttttaaagaaatttaagCCATGGTTTTCGTTGTTCATAAGGCTTCATTCAGTCCTTAGAAACTGTCAGCCTAACTGTAACAGTTGCAGGcatgagagaaaaatcacatctcATAACCAGCATGCTAACTAATGTAGATTAAGTTCTGCtgccaaaatgtttttctatatacatatacatttgCAGTTCCAGATTTggactgtttgtttgtttgcttgtttgtctgttttctgatAAAACTCCCCAGACAAAACCTTTGCAGTGTAGAAAAGGCCTTGCTTTCCAGATGAGTGATTGCACGATccctgtcctggggcagctgctcATCTGACACGAAGCCACAAACCTGCTGTGATATGACATACATGTGTTGTTTGTGGTAAGTCCCCAGGGAGACATGACCACCGACCACCCAACTCTCCTGGGGAAGCCAATGAAGAGTATTGGAGCTAGGAGGGTCAAAGGCTGAGTTTCAAAGGGGAAATCCCATCTGCAGGCAAATGAAGCCTGGGGGTTTCCCATGCTGGGACTCTGCAGCAGATTTGAGGGCCCGCACGCCAACCCCCATCATCCAGTCCTTGACACCCTCTGCACAAACACAGTCACTGCTTCTTCATAGGGGGTGAAGAGTACTTAATGCCTGAAGAAGGACACCATAAGTTACTGAAGAACGTAGTGATGGCTTCAGAATGGATTTAGGACAAATAATGTACGCTTAATTAAGATTTACTTGGACTGAGCCAGGATAATTTAAGGGTAAGTTTCTATCTCAGGACTACTGAGACCTTGTTTTAGTTCCACTGTACCATGAGCTACCCGTA of the Caloenas nicobarica isolate bCalNic1 chromosome 4, bCalNic1.hap1, whole genome shotgun sequence genome contains:
- the PLRG1 gene encoding pleiotropic regulator 1, whose product is MVEEVQKHSVHTLVFRSLKRTHDMFVADNAKPILLDEESHKVKMAVKLRTEYGSVLHMPTLKENLREKGGPNTGDPYGHKQYPGNQGEELEYMITGTHPYPPGPGVALTADTKVQRMPSESAAQSLAVALPASQSRLDANRTAAGVGDIYRHAGIPERSQPPGAMVEAGGNKNSALMAKKAPTMPKPQWHPPWKLYRVISGHLGWVRCIAVEPGNQWFVTGSADRTIKIWDLASGKLKLSLTGHISTVRGVIVSARSPYLFSCGEDKQVKCWDLEYNKVIRHYHGHLSAVYGLDLHPTIDVLVTCSRDSTARIWDVRTKASVHTLSGHTNAVATVKCQAAEPQIITGSHDTTIRLWDLVAGKTRVTLTNHKKSVRAVVLHPRHYTFASGSPDNIKQWKFPDGNFIQNLSGHNAIINTLAVNSDGVLVSGADNGTMHLWDWRTGYNFQRVHAAVQPGSLDSESGIFACVFDQSESRLLTAEADKTIKVYKEDDTATEETHPVSWKPEIIKRKRF